One segment of Marinobacter sediminum DNA contains the following:
- a CDS encoding DMT family transporter has translation MLNWIFLALAIVGEVVATSSLKASEGFTRLAPSLAAIIGYGVAFYFLALALRTIPIGTAYAIWAGLGIVLVAAAGWLVFAQKLDAWAVLGMGLIVSGVLVLSVLSKSAVH, from the coding sequence ATGTTGAACTGGATATTTCTGGCGTTGGCAATCGTTGGTGAAGTTGTCGCTACGTCTTCGCTTAAGGCCAGTGAGGGTTTTACCCGGTTGGCACCTTCGCTGGCTGCGATCATCGGTTATGGTGTGGCCTTCTACTTTCTTGCTTTGGCTCTCAGAACCATCCCCATTGGCACCGCCTACGCGATTTGGGCAGGCCTTGGCATTGTGTTGGTGGCGGCCGCCGGATGGCTGGTGTTCGCGCAGAAACTGGATGCCTGGGCGGTATTGGGCATGGGGCTGATTGTCTCTGGAGTGCTGGTGCTCAGTGTATTATCAAAATCGGCTGTTCACTGA
- a CDS encoding serine hydrolase domain-containing protein — protein MSGPNIIAGLSLDRLERITRHLDENYIQPGKLPCAVTLVARHGKVVWTNAQGLMDVERNKLAQRDTIFRVYSMTKPVTSIAMMQLYEQGRFLLDDPVHKYIPAWKNLQVCKSGTWPDFETEPAATTMTIRDLLTHMSGLTYGFLNRTNLDAAYRELKLDGGGHLTLDRLIERLTELPLEFSPGTAWNYSVSTDVVGYLVQLLADKPLDDYFHEHIFAPLGMEDTGFQVRDEQLARFAACYLHQPGDTMKLQDDPERSPYRRPANFLSGGGGLVSTVDDYHCFAQALCQGGEFRGQRIIGRKTLEFMRRNHLPGNQDLPAMSIGAFSETPYEGSGFGLGFSVKTDVARSLINGSVGEYGWGGLASTNFFVDPEEDMVVIFMTQLMPSSSYAIRQELRALVYGALV, from the coding sequence ATGTCCGGACCAAACATCATTGCCGGCCTGTCCCTCGACCGACTGGAACGCATCACTCGTCATCTTGACGAAAACTACATCCAACCCGGCAAGCTGCCCTGCGCAGTGACGCTGGTTGCACGGCACGGCAAAGTGGTCTGGACCAACGCCCAGGGCCTGATGGATGTGGAACGCAACAAGCTTGCGCAACGGGACACGATCTTCCGCGTTTACTCCATGACCAAACCAGTCACGTCCATCGCCATGATGCAGCTCTATGAGCAAGGCCGTTTTTTGCTGGACGACCCGGTGCACAAGTACATCCCGGCCTGGAAAAACCTGCAGGTCTGCAAGTCTGGCACCTGGCCGGATTTTGAAACAGAACCTGCAGCCACCACCATGACCATTCGGGACCTGCTCACCCATATGTCTGGTCTGACTTACGGTTTTCTCAACCGGACCAACCTGGACGCCGCCTATCGCGAACTGAAGCTCGACGGAGGCGGACACCTGACTCTCGACAGACTGATAGAACGACTGACCGAACTGCCTCTGGAGTTCTCACCGGGAACAGCCTGGAACTATTCGGTTTCCACCGATGTCGTGGGTTACCTGGTACAGCTATTGGCAGATAAGCCCCTGGACGACTACTTCCATGAGCACATCTTTGCGCCGCTGGGAATGGAAGACACCGGCTTTCAGGTACGCGATGAGCAGTTGGCCCGCTTTGCCGCCTGCTACCTGCACCAGCCCGGCGACACCATGAAGCTGCAGGATGATCCAGAGCGGTCCCCATACCGGCGACCTGCCAACTTCCTGTCTGGTGGCGGTGGGCTGGTGTCAACGGTGGACGATTACCACTGTTTTGCACAGGCTCTTTGTCAGGGCGGCGAATTCCGCGGACAACGCATCATCGGCCGCAAGACCCTGGAGTTCATGCGTCGCAACCACCTGCCCGGCAACCAGGACCTGCCAGCAATGTCGATTGGCGCATTCAGCGAAACACCATACGAAGGAAGCGGATTCGGGCTGGGCTTTTCAGTGAAAACGGATGTTGCCAGGTCCCTCATCAACGGCTCGGTGGGCGAGTACGGCTGGGGCGGTCTTGCCAGCACCAATTTCTTTGTAGACCCGGAAGAGGATATGGTCGTCATTTTCATGACCCAGTTAATGCCATCGTCATCCTATGCCATTCGCCAGGAACTTCGTGCGCTGGTCTACGGAGCCCTGGTCTGA
- the ychF gene encoding redox-regulated ATPase YchF — MGFNCGIVGLPNVGKSTLFNALTKSGIGAENFPFCTIEPNAGVVAMPDPRLTKLADIVKPERVVPTTMEFVDIAGLVAGASKGEGLGNQFLANIRQTDAIAHVVRCFEDGNVIHVANKVDPASDIEVINTELALADLDTVEKAIKRVQRVAKSGDKEAKAQLEMFEKLLPVLNEGKPVRSMNLDKDQMALVRELCLLTVKPTMYIANVNEDGFENNPHLDTVREIAESENAVVVPICNKLEAEISELEDDEKSMFLDEMGMEEPGLDRVIRAGYGLLGLQTYFTAGVKEVRAWTVKIGATAPQGAAVIHTDFERGFIRAEVVSYDDFVHYNGEAGAKDAGKWRLEGKDYIVQDGDVIHFRFNV, encoded by the coding sequence ATGGGATTTAACTGCGGCATCGTCGGCCTTCCCAACGTCGGCAAATCCACCCTGTTCAACGCACTGACCAAATCCGGCATCGGCGCGGAAAACTTCCCGTTCTGCACCATTGAGCCGAACGCCGGTGTGGTGGCCATGCCCGACCCTCGCCTGACCAAGCTGGCCGATATCGTAAAGCCCGAGCGTGTCGTACCCACCACCATGGAATTCGTGGACATCGCCGGCCTGGTAGCAGGTGCCTCCAAGGGTGAAGGCCTGGGCAACCAGTTCCTCGCCAACATCCGCCAGACCGACGCCATCGCCCATGTTGTTCGCTGTTTTGAAGACGGCAACGTCATTCACGTGGCCAACAAGGTAGATCCGGCCTCGGATATCGAAGTCATCAATACCGAACTGGCTCTGGCTGACCTCGATACCGTCGAAAAGGCGATCAAACGCGTGCAGCGCGTCGCCAAGAGTGGCGACAAGGAAGCCAAAGCCCAGCTGGAGATGTTTGAGAAGCTGCTGCCCGTCCTGAACGAAGGCAAACCGGTTCGCAGCATGAATCTGGACAAAGACCAGATGGCACTGGTGCGTGAGCTTTGCCTGCTCACCGTCAAACCAACCATGTACATCGCCAACGTCAATGAAGACGGTTTCGAGAACAACCCGCACCTGGACACCGTGCGGGAAATCGCCGAGTCTGAAAACGCCGTGGTGGTGCCGATCTGCAACAAGCTGGAAGCCGAGATTTCCGAGCTGGAAGACGACGAAAAGTCCATGTTCCTGGACGAAATGGGCATGGAAGAGCCCGGCCTGGACCGCGTGATTCGCGCCGGTTACGGCCTTCTGGGCCTGCAGACCTACTTTACGGCTGGCGTGAAGGAAGTGCGCGCCTGGACCGTGAAAATTGGCGCTACCGCGCCTCAGGGGGCCGCAGTGATCCACACGGATTTCGAGCGTGGCTTTATCCGCGCCGAAGTGGTGAGCTACGACGACTTTGTCCATTACAACGGTGAGGCCGGTGCCAAAGACGCCGGCAAATGGCGCCTGGAAGGCAAGGATTACATCGTTCAGGACGGCGACGTTATCCACTTCCGTTTTAACGTGTAA
- a CDS encoding methyl-accepting chemotaxis protein has product MLTLLRNARLKYKFWLLNIVVFAVLCLLVLYAMQILSEKTGDTFGAVFSETAPGFALVVSVLMVLEMAGSQLLISFIERHVNRLKDTMVSVQASGNLSQRADVDSTDEIGEMASAFNAMQDRTVVVVKSMKEAVERLHSEVNELTNAAEARSGDLDRQQAGADRSVEVIETMLQSFSGIAEQAGIAKTLSHEARDAAVDGSERVGQSADSIRKLADVVSSSASSVEALAANSHEISHAVAEIKGIAEQTNLLALNAAIEAARAGDQGRGFAVVADEVRSLAQRVQDSTDQIQKTIDRLLSAMGTAVRQMTGSSEDATRCVDESEEGRRALEAINEVVSRIDRTNREIANVSADQTAGTDGALANVQGIREATQSMVTQLAESADMAQRLKHLIGSLEEASSKVTVH; this is encoded by the coding sequence ATGCTGACACTGCTGCGGAATGCCCGGCTGAAGTACAAATTCTGGTTGCTGAACATTGTCGTCTTTGCAGTTCTCTGCCTACTTGTGCTCTACGCCATGCAGATCCTCTCGGAAAAAACCGGCGATACCTTCGGCGCCGTGTTTTCCGAGACCGCGCCAGGCTTTGCACTGGTGGTCTCAGTGCTGATGGTTCTGGAAATGGCCGGTTCCCAGCTTTTGATCTCCTTCATTGAACGGCACGTTAATCGCCTGAAAGACACCATGGTCTCGGTTCAGGCCTCGGGCAATCTCAGCCAGCGCGCCGACGTTGATTCCACCGACGAGATCGGTGAAATGGCCAGCGCCTTCAATGCCATGCAGGATCGTACCGTTGTCGTGGTCAAGAGCATGAAAGAAGCAGTTGAGCGCCTGCACAGTGAAGTAAACGAGCTTACCAATGCTGCAGAGGCGCGCTCGGGTGATCTGGATCGCCAACAGGCGGGCGCAGACCGTTCAGTCGAAGTGATCGAAACCATGCTCCAGAGCTTTTCCGGCATTGCAGAGCAGGCCGGTATCGCCAAAACCCTCTCCCACGAAGCCCGGGATGCCGCCGTAGACGGCAGTGAAAGGGTTGGGCAAAGTGCCGACAGCATTCGCAAACTGGCCGACGTTGTCAGCAGTTCCGCCAGCAGCGTAGAAGCCCTTGCTGCAAACAGCCATGAAATCAGCCACGCTGTGGCTGAAATCAAGGGCATTGCTGAGCAGACAAACCTGCTTGCACTGAACGCTGCGATTGAAGCAGCTCGTGCAGGTGATCAGGGCCGTGGTTTTGCCGTGGTCGCCGATGAGGTTCGCAGTCTTGCCCAGCGGGTGCAGGACTCCACTGACCAGATCCAGAAAACCATCGACCGCCTGCTAAGCGCCATGGGCACAGCGGTTCGCCAGATGACAGGCAGCTCCGAGGATGCCACCCGCTGCGTGGATGAATCTGAAGAGGGGCGCCGGGCTCTTGAAGCCATCAATGAGGTGGTTAGCCGGATCGACCGGACGAACCGGGAGATTGCAAATGTGTCCGCCGACCAGACGGCCGGAACTGACGGCGCTCTGGCCAACGTCCAGGGTATACGGGAAGCCACCCAGAGCATGGTCACCCAGCTCGCGGAGAGCGCAGACATGGCGCAACGCCTGAAGCACCTGATCGGTTCCCTGGAAGAGGCATCGTCAAAGGTCACAGTTCACTGA
- a CDS encoding DUF4810 domain-containing protein: MNKRVLALSTTLILLSGCATNQGLYDWGHYQETLFIVYHDPALKEEALNNYLEFVETGGTPQHPIAPGLFAEAGTFMLEQGKVGEAIKYYKMEYEAWPESQPMLGMLIKNLEARQ, encoded by the coding sequence ATGAATAAGAGAGTTTTAGCGTTGAGCACAACGCTCATTCTTCTCTCCGGATGCGCAACCAATCAGGGCCTCTATGACTGGGGGCATTACCAGGAAACACTTTTCATCGTCTACCACGACCCGGCCCTGAAGGAAGAAGCACTGAATAATTATCTCGAATTCGTAGAGACAGGCGGGACGCCTCAGCATCCGATCGCCCCCGGCCTTTTTGCCGAGGCTGGCACGTTCATGCTGGAGCAGGGGAAGGTCGGGGAAGCGATCAAGTACTACAAAATGGAATACGAAGCCTGGCCCGAGAGCCAACCCATGCTCGGCATGCTGATTAAAAACCTGGAGGCCAGACAATGA
- a CDS encoding transporter substrate-binding domain-containing protein, whose amino-acid sequence MADRLRIFAPDLPSSSEPGGVGRDAEIVKQVLKACGHDAEFVIQPFGRHIITYRQSSEGDAVMTVPLAAELPGASTAAYIWYQNGAVYDADRISEISGLPDLWGLDVVTFKDGIRLLDLGEFESKFGSLVEIANQRIHSHLLFLGRVDVILADGLIVAEVNRRVRKSESLMGAVTKEHRFRFAPIFTPAPYKMVFREPALAKSFDECFDMAYANDTIYEINQKYIGSFQNELGYRYLGF is encoded by the coding sequence GTGGCTGACAGGTTACGTATTTTTGCGCCGGATCTGCCGAGCTCATCTGAGCCTGGTGGTGTCGGGCGAGACGCCGAGATCGTCAAACAGGTGTTGAAGGCTTGCGGTCACGATGCCGAGTTTGTGATTCAACCGTTTGGCAGGCATATCATCACTTATCGGCAATCCTCCGAGGGTGACGCCGTTATGACGGTTCCATTGGCAGCGGAACTTCCAGGCGCCTCCACGGCTGCGTATATCTGGTACCAGAATGGTGCGGTTTATGACGCGGACCGTATATCAGAAATCTCGGGTCTGCCGGATTTGTGGGGACTGGACGTCGTCACCTTCAAGGACGGGATCAGGCTGCTGGATTTGGGCGAGTTCGAGTCAAAATTCGGGTCATTGGTCGAAATTGCCAACCAGAGAATCCACTCTCACCTGTTGTTCCTTGGTCGGGTGGATGTGATTCTGGCTGATGGTTTGATTGTTGCCGAGGTCAACCGCCGAGTGCGAAAGTCAGAGAGCCTGATGGGGGCTGTGACAAAAGAGCATCGGTTCAGGTTTGCACCGATTTTCACCCCCGCGCCTTATAAGATGGTTTTTCGTGAGCCAGCATTGGCGAAGTCTTTCGATGAGTGCTTTGACATGGCATACGCCAATGACACCATTTACGAGATCAACCAAAAGTATATTGGCTCATTCCAGAATGAACTGGGTTATCGATACCTGGGGTTCTGA
- a CDS encoding PACE efflux transporter produces the protein MRTTKDRIRQAISFEIIGITLSVPLAAFAFGFELGKTGILGVVGATLATVWNYVFNLMFDLGLKKLNGSTHKSIKLRFLHAISFELGLMVAFLPIIAWWMGIGLFEALVVDLAFIAFYLLYTFVFTWCYDTIFPDNDARGESLTEDASNYCER, from the coding sequence ATGAGAACCACCAAAGACAGAATCCGGCAGGCAATCTCTTTCGAAATCATCGGCATTACGCTCTCTGTCCCCCTGGCGGCTTTCGCGTTCGGCTTCGAGCTGGGCAAAACCGGAATCCTGGGTGTCGTGGGGGCAACCCTGGCAACTGTCTGGAACTATGTCTTCAACCTCATGTTTGATCTCGGGTTGAAAAAGCTGAACGGCTCCACTCACAAATCAATTAAGCTGCGGTTCCTTCACGCCATCAGTTTCGAGCTGGGCCTGATGGTGGCATTCCTGCCAATCATTGCCTGGTGGATGGGGATCGGGTTGTTTGAGGCACTGGTGGTCGATCTCGCGTTCATCGCCTTTTACCTGCTGTACACGTTCGTTTTCACCTGGTGTTATGACACGATCTTCCCGGACAATGATGCCAGGGGCGAAAGTCTTACCGAAGACGCCAGTAACTACTGTGAGAGATGA
- the pth gene encoding aminoacyl-tRNA hydrolase, whose product MAQDIVMVVGLGNPGPDYENTRHNAGALFVEALARHAGQTLRPEKKYHGLYARVQWQGLDLHLLTPSTFMNRSGLSIKALADFFKIAPEQILVAHDELDLPPGTAKLKKGGGHGGHNGLRDTVAHLGTKDFQRLRLGIGHPGDSRKVTGFVLGRLGKKETEELNLVFDEIIRVLPDAANGKLAAAMNRLHSFKPAP is encoded by the coding sequence ATGGCACAGGATATTGTCATGGTGGTCGGCCTGGGAAATCCCGGTCCTGACTACGAGAATACCCGCCATAACGCCGGCGCCCTGTTCGTCGAAGCGCTGGCCCGCCATGCGGGCCAGACGCTCCGTCCCGAGAAGAAGTACCATGGGCTCTACGCCCGCGTTCAGTGGCAGGGTCTGGACCTGCACCTGCTGACCCCCTCCACGTTCATGAACCGCAGCGGCCTGTCCATCAAGGCACTGGCGGATTTCTTCAAGATTGCTCCCGAACAGATCCTGGTTGCTCACGACGAGCTCGACCTGCCCCCGGGCACTGCCAAGCTGAAAAAAGGCGGCGGCCATGGTGGCCACAACGGTCTGAGAGACACCGTTGCCCATCTCGGCACCAAAGACTTCCAGCGCCTGCGTCTTGGTATCGGTCATCCCGGCGACAGCCGGAAGGTCACCGGTTTCGTACTGGGCCGGCTCGGCAAGAAAGAAACCGAGGAACTCAACCTGGTGTTCGACGAGATAATACGGGTGCTTCCGGATGCCGCCAACGGGAAACTGGCTGCAGCCATGAACCGCCTGCACAGCTTCAAACCAGCTCCCTGA
- a CDS encoding O-acetylhomoserine aminocarboxypropyltransferase/cysteine synthase family protein: protein MKLETLALHAGFNGDPTTHAATTPIYQTTSYTFDDTQHGADLFDLKVQGNIYTRIMNPTNGVLEERMAQLEGGIGALALASGMAAITYALQTICKVGNNIVSTSQLYGGTYNLFAHSLPNQGIDCRMVRHDDFDAVENAIDENTRALFCESIGNPAGNVVDLQRWADIAHKHGIPLIVDNTVATPFLCRPFEHGADIVVHSLTKYIGGHGTTVAGVVVDSGKFDWKASADKFPMLNEPDPSYHGVVYTEALGPAAFIGRCRVVPLRNTGAALSPFNAFLIMQGLETLSLRMERHCENAEKVANFLQDHPSVEWVNYATLANSPFKATCDKICGGKASGILSFGIKGGREAGAKFIDALQLIYRLVNIGDAKSLACHPATTTHRQLSPEELESAGVSEDLVRLSIGIEHVDDIIADVTQALDAAQA, encoded by the coding sequence ATGAAACTCGAAACTCTGGCCCTCCACGCAGGCTTTAACGGCGACCCGACTACCCACGCGGCGACCACCCCTATCTACCAGACCACTTCCTATACCTTCGATGACACCCAGCACGGTGCCGATCTTTTCGATCTGAAGGTTCAGGGCAACATCTACACCCGCATCATGAACCCGACTAACGGTGTTCTTGAAGAGCGGATGGCGCAACTGGAAGGGGGCATTGGCGCATTGGCACTGGCGTCCGGTATGGCAGCCATCACTTACGCCCTTCAGACCATCTGCAAAGTAGGCAACAACATCGTCAGCACGAGTCAACTGTATGGCGGCACCTACAACCTGTTTGCCCATTCCCTGCCCAACCAGGGAATCGACTGCCGCATGGTTCGCCATGACGATTTCGACGCCGTTGAGAACGCCATTGATGAGAACACGCGTGCGCTGTTCTGCGAGTCCATCGGCAACCCGGCAGGCAATGTCGTAGACCTCCAGCGCTGGGCCGATATTGCCCACAAGCATGGTATTCCGCTGATTGTCGATAACACCGTGGCGACGCCCTTCCTGTGTCGTCCGTTCGAACATGGCGCTGACATCGTGGTGCACTCCCTGACCAAATACATCGGCGGTCACGGCACCACTGTCGCAGGCGTGGTGGTGGATTCCGGTAAATTCGACTGGAAGGCGAGCGCCGACAAATTCCCGATGCTGAACGAGCCGGACCCCTCCTACCACGGTGTGGTGTATACCGAAGCGCTCGGCCCTGCTGCCTTTATCGGCCGCTGCCGTGTTGTTCCGCTGCGGAACACGGGTGCCGCTCTGTCACCATTCAACGCGTTCCTGATCATGCAGGGGCTCGAGACACTGTCACTGCGGATGGAGCGTCACTGCGAGAACGCCGAGAAAGTCGCAAATTTCCTTCAGGATCATCCGTCCGTGGAGTGGGTGAACTACGCGACACTCGCCAACAGCCCGTTCAAGGCAACCTGTGACAAAATCTGTGGCGGCAAGGCCTCCGGCATTCTCAGCTTTGGCATCAAGGGCGGCCGGGAAGCCGGCGCGAAGTTCATTGATGCGCTGCAGCTAATTTACCGCCTGGTGAATATTGGCGATGCCAAATCCCTGGCCTGTCACCCGGCAACAACCACGCATCGTCAGCTGAGCCCGGAAGAGCTTGAGAGCGCAGGTGTGAGCGAAGATCTGGTGCGCCTGTCCATTGGCATTGAGCACGTGGATGACATCATTGCCGATGTTACCCAGGCACTGGACGCGGCCCAGGCCTGA
- the lipA gene encoding lipoyl synthase: protein MSDSAKPRVTSGSKFRNEHGFSAIKDGIKRSSGESTEASKVERKPKWLRARMPGGERYEAVRKNVSEHRLSTVCQESHCPNIGECWTAGTATIMVMGSVCTRACKFCAVDTGNPKGWLDHEEPENTAKSVELMGLRYIVLTSVDRDDLDDGGAAHYAACVSAIKQRTPEVAVEALTPDFDAVMAHVEKVVDSGLDVFAQNVETVKRLTSRVRDPRAGYEKTLSVLEHAKKHRPDVLTKTSLMLGLGETEEEILETMDDLRAIGVDILTLGQYLRPTPNHLPVESYVTPEEFNRYREIGLQKGFMEVPSGPMVRSSYRADKVFDQNNLGLAVPEVPPASDAMQIPVKAID from the coding sequence ATGAGCGACAGTGCAAAACCCCGCGTCACCAGTGGTTCCAAATTCCGCAATGAGCATGGCTTTTCAGCCATCAAGGATGGCATCAAGCGGTCATCTGGCGAGAGCACGGAAGCCAGCAAGGTTGAGCGGAAGCCGAAATGGCTACGGGCACGCATGCCCGGAGGCGAGCGCTACGAAGCGGTACGCAAGAATGTCAGCGAACATCGCCTGAGCACCGTCTGCCAGGAATCCCACTGTCCCAACATCGGGGAATGCTGGACCGCCGGCACCGCTACTATCATGGTTATGGGCTCTGTCTGCACCCGGGCCTGCAAATTTTGCGCAGTGGATACCGGCAATCCGAAAGGCTGGCTGGACCACGAAGAGCCGGAAAATACCGCGAAGTCCGTCGAACTGATGGGCTTGCGCTACATCGTGCTGACATCTGTAGACCGTGACGACCTGGATGATGGAGGCGCCGCCCATTACGCCGCCTGCGTCTCCGCCATTAAACAGCGCACTCCGGAAGTGGCCGTAGAAGCCCTCACCCCGGATTTTGATGCAGTGATGGCGCACGTTGAAAAGGTGGTGGATTCCGGCCTGGACGTATTCGCTCAGAACGTGGAGACCGTCAAACGCCTCACCAGTCGAGTTCGGGATCCGCGCGCCGGTTACGAAAAAACCCTGAGCGTGCTGGAGCACGCCAAAAAGCACCGTCCCGATGTGCTCACCAAAACCAGCCTGATGCTGGGCCTCGGTGAAACCGAGGAAGAAATCCTCGAAACCATGGACGATCTGCGCGCCATTGGTGTGGACATTCTTACCCTCGGCCAATACCTCAGACCCACCCCGAACCACCTGCCAGTCGAGAGCTACGTCACGCCGGAAGAGTTCAATCGTTACCGCGAGATTGGTCTGCAGAAAGGCTTCATGGAAGTGCCGTCCGGCCCCATGGTTCGCTCCAGCTACCGCGCGGACAAGGTCTTTGATCAGAACAACCTCGGCCTGGCAGTCCCAGAGGTGCCGCCAGCCTCCGACGCCATGCAGATTCCGGTGAAGGCTATCGACTGA
- a CDS encoding CsgG/HfaB family protein, protein MRKIIPWLMLGALSGCATQTPQMKEVEPAVSAEQQRAAQRAALEANKPEKLSLKRKIAVGRLSNETNYGRSLLRSEAEDQLGNKVTDMFLQALGNSESYLVFERPDIELLSKEAELSGQNINITGVDTLVIGSLTQFGRATTGERGFLSSSKKQEATATVDLRLVDVSTGRVFASVTGSGSSSTEQARTMGFGSAAGYDGSLNDQAIAAAVTAAVDKMTGLFLEKPWTADLLAQEDGLVYISGGESQGVAKGMTFDIETRGKKVKSQTTGTTITLPGKKIAELTVLGLFGDDPLDQGAFGEVSQGTLEGYGLKDLQVKEKN, encoded by the coding sequence ATGAGAAAAATTATCCCCTGGTTGATGCTTGGGGCGCTGTCAGGCTGCGCAACTCAAACGCCCCAGATGAAAGAGGTCGAGCCGGCGGTTTCGGCAGAGCAACAGCGGGCCGCACAGCGGGCTGCCCTGGAAGCGAATAAACCGGAAAAACTGAGCCTCAAGCGAAAAATCGCGGTCGGACGCCTCTCCAACGAGACCAATTATGGCCGCAGTCTGTTGCGATCAGAAGCCGAGGACCAGCTTGGCAACAAAGTTACTGACATGTTTCTCCAGGCGCTGGGCAATAGTGAAAGCTATCTGGTTTTTGAGCGACCAGATATTGAACTCCTGAGCAAGGAAGCAGAGCTTTCAGGCCAGAACATCAATATCACCGGTGTCGATACGCTGGTGATTGGTTCACTCACCCAGTTCGGCCGCGCCACCACCGGCGAGCGCGGTTTTTTGTCATCGTCCAAAAAACAGGAAGCAACAGCCACCGTGGATCTGCGACTGGTGGATGTGTCCACAGGCAGGGTATTCGCCTCAGTAACCGGTTCCGGCTCCTCCTCGACTGAACAGGCCCGCACCATGGGATTTGGCTCGGCCGCAGGTTATGACGGCAGTCTGAATGACCAGGCCATCGCCGCCGCGGTTACAGCAGCCGTGGACAAAATGACCGGACTTTTCCTCGAAAAACCGTGGACTGCCGATTTGCTGGCACAAGAAGACGGCCTTGTGTACATCAGCGGTGGCGAAAGCCAGGGCGTCGCAAAGGGAATGACGTTTGACATCGAAACCCGCGGAAAGAAGGTCAAGTCACAAACAACCGGTACCACCATTACCTTGCCCGGTAAAAAAATTGCCGAGCTAACCGTTCTTGGCCTGTTTGGCGACGACCCTCTTGACCAGGGGGCATTTGGCGAAGTTTCCCAGGGCACTCTGGAGGGTTATGGCCTGAAAGATTTGCAGGTTAAGGAGAAAAATTAA
- a CDS encoding DUF799 domain-containing protein has product MKLIKLCLALFALCLAAGCATTGDSNRLNAFHDAAPRSILVLPPVNETTDVQGTTSVLATLPYYLGEKGYYVFPVNTVKTLLEYEGYYEPAEAHAAPPEQLANLFKADAILYVIIHEWTSKYMLLSTTTEVDFEYRIVNADGAELWIARQRMTYTPDNNSSGSPLFDLISMAVTAALERADPNYLPLTRQANASAFNGANGIPPGPYSPVYDQYYKQLNSAQ; this is encoded by the coding sequence ATGAAGTTGATCAAGCTTTGCCTGGCTCTGTTCGCCCTTTGCCTGGCCGCGGGCTGCGCGACAACCGGTGACTCCAATCGCCTTAATGCGTTCCATGATGCCGCGCCGAGGTCTATCCTGGTTCTTCCCCCGGTCAACGAGACCACAGACGTTCAGGGAACAACCTCCGTCCTTGCCACGCTCCCTTACTATCTGGGGGAAAAAGGCTACTACGTTTTTCCGGTCAACACGGTCAAAACGCTTCTCGAATATGAAGGGTATTATGAACCCGCAGAAGCTCATGCAGCACCGCCAGAACAGCTGGCAAACCTGTTCAAAGCTGACGCTATTCTCTATGTCATCATTCACGAGTGGACGTCAAAATATATGCTGCTGAGCACCACAACGGAGGTGGATTTCGAGTACCGAATCGTTAATGCTGACGGTGCCGAACTTTGGATCGCTCGCCAACGAATGACCTACACACCGGATAACAACAGTAGCGGTAGTCCGCTGTTCGACCTTATATCGATGGCTGTGACGGCAGCACTTGAAAGGGCTGATCCGAACTATCTGCCGCTTACCCGTCAGGCGAACGCATCGGCGTTTAACGGTGCGAATGGCATCCCGCCCGGGCCATACAGTCCTGTGTACGATCAGTACTATAAGCAACTAAACTCAGCACAGTAG